The window AACCATCACCCAAACGAACCGGAGCAGAACGCTACCAGAGCCTGTTGAATCATTACAAGAAATCCAGCCAAAAATCAACTCCCTTTTAGCTATGGGAGTTTCAAGTCTGCCAGTGTAGGACTGAGCAACGATTAACTTAGCTTTCCCAGTCCACGCCGTCGTTTAAGACGGCGCTGAGTGATTTATGAGTTGGCTTAAGGGGAAACACCTTGCCGTTGCAGAAGTTGACGTGTCTCCCGACCTGGTGTGTAACTATAGCCAAACGACGAGCCTTGCGCGTCATCAATAATTTGCGGTGTGAGCAAAACAATCACCTCTTGCCGCTGATTTACCCGGCTGGTGCTTCTAAACAAAGCACCCAGAATCGGAATATCGCCTAAAATCGGCACCTTTCTGACTTCCGTTCGGTCTGACTCCTGAATGATGCCACTTAGGATGAGTGTTTGACCGTCTCGCAGGCGAATTTGACCCGATTGCAGTTGCCGCTCTTGTACCAAGGTGATTTGGCCTTGCGGCGTGCTTTGAGAACCCCCGATCGCAGACACAACTGGATTAACAGTTAGCGTGATAAAGCCGTTATCGTCAATCTTTTGGACATTAATCGGTAGGATTAAGCCCGCCCTCTTAATGATGGGTTCCTGTACCTGAGTGGTTAAGTTGGTCGTGGGGTCGGTTTGGGTCTGTAACCGGAATCCACCAAACACCTCCTGTGTCAGGTTAACTGTTGCTGTCTGACCCTCTTGGACGACGAGCGTCGGGTCAGTCAGAATCTTGGCGTTACCACTCGTAACCTGAGCCTGTAAGGCTGATAACAACCGTTTGGGGAATTGGAACAGGGAGGGGAGAGCAGTCGTAATTGAACCCGTCTGACCCGCTGTTGCCGTACTCGTACCATCCGCGTTAAACGTGATGATCGTATCTGTAGGGAGTGTAATACCGGTAATTCCTGGTCGGAGTGGATCAGTTAGCGTGACGGAACCTACTCCTCCAATCACAGTTGCATCTTGTTGGACAATTTGAACAGGGTTCTGACCGGGTTGATTAAGAATTACGGTTCGAGATGCATTCGGAAGAGTGACAGTAGAGTTTGGATCTAGGAAAACACTACTGCCGGCAAAAGGATTATTGATGACGGGGGGAGTGGTAATACTGCCAGACAACTGTCCTTGAGTCGGTGGTCTAATGCCACCGTAATTGAAGGAAGCCGCTCCCCCATCATTGACAAAGAAGCTATCGCCAATCCCAAAGGAGAAGCTAGCGTTAAAAACATCGGTTCCGGAGAGGTTAACGTCCACAATTTTGACGTTTACCGCGACTTGACGACGCCGCAGATCCAACTGCGTCAATAAGGCTGTGGCGATTTCTACTTTGCGCGGTTCCCCAATCAAGGTGATGGCTCCGAGACGCTCATCAGGGGACACAGCTAGCCCTCGTAGTACCAAGGGGCCTGTCAGTCCAGCTCCTCCTGCTCCTCCCGGCCCTCCGGCTGCGGCAGTTTCTTGGGGAGTGATTTTACTGACCTGCGTCTGAGTGTTTTGAATTCTTTGAGCGGCTGCTCCTTCCCCAACAACGGTTAGAGTTGTCTGGGTTGTAATTTGCTGTTGCTCTGCCCCCTGAGAAATCAGAAAGCCCACAG of the Allocoleopsis franciscana PCC 7113 genome contains:
- a CDS encoding AMIN domain-containing protein produces the protein MRQAQALSGIVIGGAVALLATQPSLAVTTQVTAVRLENSGGELQLTLETKAGAQRPQVFTVSRGNDLVADLVNTQLSLNKGDSFSQADPMPGISSVVVSQPDANSVRVTVSGTSNPPTSQVLQSNQDLITLGISTQATPQAEDSNPVTSSPNDNDPVLPGTLDLPSLQAAKAEASPATIPTPVSQTPISQPLEEAPNQAAPTSVAQKSIARPVEQAPTPATPTSIAQTTVPQPVVPVQAPVAPAPAPQAPVQAPAPDVLVPNPQITIDGFPVQPAGPAGTVQPVAPAPPLLPRAIAPPVGDIAISNISAAASVIDLGTGVRVPRLVLREAPVREVLALLARSAGLNLAFTDGGGTPQSGAPGGAAGGAQQTISLDLENEPVQDVFNYVLQLSGLQANRVGRTIFVGSRLPDTARNLVARTLRLNQVPVGQAVGFLISQGAEQQQITTQTTLTVVGEGAAAQRIQNTQTQVSKITPQETAAAGGPGGAGGAGLTGPLVLRGLAVSPDERLGAITLIGEPRKVEIATALLTQLDLRRRQVAVNVKIVDVNLSGTDVFNASFSFGIGDSFFVNDGGAASFNYGGIRPPTQGQLSGSITTPPVINNPFAGSSVFLDPNSTVTLPNASRTVILNQPGQNPVQIVQQDATVIGGVGSVTLTDPLRPGITGITLPTDTIITFNADGTSTATAGQTGSITTALPSLFQFPKRLLSALQAQVTSGNAKILTDPTLVVQEGQTATVNLTQEVFGGFRLQTQTDPTTNLTTQVQEPIIKRAGLILPINVQKIDDNGFITLTVNPVVSAIGGSQSTPQGQITLVQERQLQSGQIRLRDGQTLILSGIIQESDRTEVRKVPILGDIPILGALFRSTSRVNQRQEVIVLLTPQIIDDAQGSSFGYSYTPGRETRQLLQRQGVSP